The proteins below come from a single Anaerolineae bacterium genomic window:
- the rpsH gene encoding 30S ribosomal protein S8: MMTDPIADMLTRIRNATMVRHKQVIIPSSKLKVAIARILKEEGFIQNYQVTKDQPQPMLRIVLKYDAQRRPVITGLRRVSKPGRRVYVKRQQIPRVLSGMGVAILSTSQGVMADHKARRLGLGGEVLCYVW; this comes from the coding sequence ATGATGACCGATCCTATTGCGGATATGCTGACTCGGATTCGCAATGCGACCATGGTGCGGCATAAGCAGGTGATCATACCCAGCTCGAAGCTGAAGGTGGCGATTGCGCGCATCCTCAAGGAAGAGGGCTTTATCCAGAATTATCAAGTGACCAAAGATCAGCCGCAGCCAATGCTGCGGATCGTCCTGAAGTACGATGCCCAACGCAGGCCGGTGATCACCGGCTTGCGGCGAGTGAGCAAGCCTGGTCGGCGGGTGTATGTGAAGCGCCAGCAAATTCCTCGCGTCTTGAGTGGCATGGGGGTGGCCATCCTCTCCACCTCACAAGGGGTGATGGCAGACCATAAAGCGCGTCGACTCGGCCTTGGCGGCGAGGTGCTGTGCTACGTGTGGTGA
- a CDS encoding type Z 30S ribosomal protein S14 → MARKCLIIRETRRKYPTRVRNRCQLCGRPRGYMRRFRLCRICFRREALEGRLPGVIKASW, encoded by the coding sequence GTGGCCAGAAAGTGTTTGATCATCCGAGAGACCCGGCGTAAATACCCCACGCGTGTACGCAATCGGTGTCAACTCTGTGGCCGGCCGCGCGGGTATATGCGCCGCTTTCGCCTGTGCCGTATTTGTTTCCGCCGCGAGGCATTAGAAGGCCGCCTGCCAGGCGTGATCAAGGCGAGCTGGTAG
- the rplE gene encoding 50S ribosomal protein L5, producing the protein MPNLKERYRNEVVPQLRERFGYRNIMQVPKITKIVINVGLGEALQNPKALDNAVRDIATITGQKPIITRAKKSIAAFKLREGNPIGVKVTLRGDRMWSFLDRLCNIALPRTRDFRGVSPDSFDGRGNYTLGLREQLVWPEISYDTVDKVRGMEVTIVTTAKTDEEARELLRLLGMPFRR; encoded by the coding sequence ATGCCGAACTTAAAAGAGCGTTACCGAAACGAAGTCGTTCCTCAATTGCGGGAGCGTTTCGGATATCGCAACATCATGCAGGTTCCTAAGATCACCAAGATCGTGATCAATGTGGGCCTGGGTGAGGCGCTGCAGAACCCCAAGGCGCTGGACAACGCAGTGCGGGATATTGCGACCATCACCGGTCAGAAGCCGATCATCACGCGAGCCAAGAAGTCCATTGCTGCGTTCAAACTACGCGAGGGTAATCCGATTGGGGTCAAGGTGACTTTGCGCGGAGATCGCATGTGGAGCTTTTTAGACCGACTATGTAATATTGCATTGCCGCGCACGCGCGATTTTCGCGGCGTGTCACCTGACTCATTCGATGGCCGTGGCAATTACACGTTGGGATTGCGCGAGCAGCTGGTCTGGCCTGAGATCAGCTACGATACGGTAGATAAGGTCCGCGGCATGGAGGTGACCATCGTCACCACGGCTAAGACCGATGAAGAGGCCAGGGAGCTGCTTCGTCTGTTGGGGATGCCCTTTAGGCGCTAG
- the rplX gene encoding 50S ribosomal protein L24 produces the protein MRIKRGDTVEVISGDDRGKRGEVQRVIRGKRTLSRRTAKNGRLVVRDPNLDRVVVAGVNLIKKHQRRTGNIRTQVGIIEREAPIHVSNVMLVCPHCNKPTRVRIHVFENGTRARECRKCGQLIDS, from the coding sequence ATGAGGATTAAACGGGGGGACACGGTAGAAGTCATCAGCGGTGATGATCGCGGGAAGCGTGGCGAAGTACAGCGCGTGATCCGGGGCAAACGCACCCTGTCCAGGCGTACTGCTAAGAATGGACGGTTGGTGGTGCGCGATCCTAACCTGGATCGTGTAGTGGTAGCCGGTGTGAACCTAATCAAGAAGCACCAGAGACGCACCGGCAACATCCGAACTCAAGTGGGCATCATCGAGCGCGAGGCCCCTATTCACGTCTCGAATGTGATGCTGGTCTGCCCGCATTGCAATAAGCCGACGCGAGTGCGAATACATGTCTTTGAGAACGGCACACGTGCGCGCGAGTGCCGAAAATGCGGGCAACTAATTGATAGTTAA
- the rplN gene encoding 50S ribosomal protein L14, whose amino-acid sequence MIQQESRLKVADNTGAKEILCIRILGGSKRRYGRVGDIIIASVKQATPTSSVKKGEIVKAVIVRTAKEYGRPDGSYIKFDENAAVLIDDNKNPRGTRIFGPVARELREKGFMRIVSLAPEVL is encoded by the coding sequence ATGATTCAACAGGAGAGTCGGCTCAAGGTCGCTGATAACACAGGGGCTAAGGAGATCCTTTGCATCCGAATTCTGGGGGGCTCGAAGCGCCGATATGGCCGAGTGGGGGATATTATCATCGCCTCGGTCAAACAAGCGACGCCAACGAGCTCGGTGAAAAAGGGAGAGATCGTGAAAGCAGTGATCGTCCGCACCGCCAAGGAGTATGGTCGCCCGGACGGCTCGTACATCAAGTTCGATGAAAACGCGGCGGTGCTCATTGATGATAACAAGAACCCACGAGGCACCCGCATCTTTGGTCCAGTAGCGCGCGAGCTGCGCGAGAAAGGGTTTATGCGCATCGTGTCTCTGGCCCCTGAGGTCTTGTAA